TAAAACCCAAGAAAAACACATTTTATCTAAGTATAGATAAAAATACAAATACACTTATAGGAACATCAGCTATACGTGCATATGATAAAGATTATCATATAAAAAATAGAAATTATACAAAAGAAACAACTGCAAGCATATACCGTGTATTTGTAAATCCCAAATATCGAAGATGTAAAATAGCAACACGTATGCTAGAAAAAATAGAAAACTTTTGCATAAAAGAAAATTACAATGAAATATATCTTCATACTCAAAAAGACAGCTGTGGAGCACTACCCTTCTGGTTAAATAATAATTATATAATAACAGAAAATACACATAATCAACTTGGAACAATTCACATGGAAAAAAACATATGTTCCAAATAAAAACAAGAATTACTCTCTTTAAAATTTTTTCTAAAATATATTATTTCAATGAAATTCAATATTTAATATCATGAAACTACTTTTAAATCATTATATCATAAAAAAATTAAGAAAAGATAATATAATACATATCATCCCTAATTAATTTATTTTTCTCATTAACACAGATGTGTTATTAGTTTTACCTTTTGGTAGAAGCATTATTTCCTTATGGAATCCACGAGTATCCCTATCCGTAACTGGTGCATATAATATTGCTCTCATTCCACTATATGTTCTGAATAATATAGGTGTTTTTTCATCGACAATTTCCCATATGTTTCCAAATACCCTATCTTTTGGTACTGCAAATGCTGCTATCATCAATATATCATAATCCAGGTTAGCTATTGTTTTTTCATCACCTGTAATTATTTTTATATCCTCATCAAGTTCTAATTTTTTAAGAACTTTTCTTGATAATTGAGCTACTTGCGCATCTTGTTCTATTCCAATACATTTACATCCTGTTACTTTGTTAAACATTATTAATGTAAGAGGTAAAGGTCCACTTCCTAGAAATACTAGTGTTTTATTTTCATTGA
This Methanosphaera sp. WGK6 DNA region includes the following protein-coding sequences:
- a CDS encoding nicotianamine synthase family protein yields the protein MSCYKYWGTIAEIADKLSSFGNLDEEGLSALDDTDIKEITEILDDIEVIAHDKEIDFDSAKHILDDEKMNKALTLIRKFYVYIGARLETENALKILESDDPKAALDSFHFYERYIGLIENERQLAKFNENKTLVFLGSGPLPLTLIMFNKVTGCKCIGIEQDAQVAQLSRKVLKKLELDEDIKIITGDEKTIANLDYDILMIAAFAVPKDRVFGNIWEIVDEKTPILFRTYSGMRAILYAPVTDRDTRGFHKEIMLLPKGKTNNTSVLMRKIN
- a CDS encoding GNAT family N-acetyltransferase, whose translation is MNIEIRELNRELIDKYNVKEFLFYMIKMCYKMDYVPEYHYDIINLEEYYIKPKKNTFYLSIDKNTNTLIGTSAIRAYDKDYHIKNRNYTKETTASIYRVFVNPKYRRCKIATRMLEKIENFCIKENYNEIYLHTQKDSCGALPFWLNNNYIITENTHNQLGTIHMEKNICSK